Proteins from a single region of Mus pahari chromosome 2, PAHARI_EIJ_v1.1, whole genome shotgun sequence:
- the Apobec1 gene encoding C->U-editing enzyme APOBEC-1, with protein MSSETGPVAVDPTLRRRIEPQEFEIFFDPRELRKETCLLYEISWGGKRSVWRHTSQNTSKHAEVNFLEKFTTERYFRPNTRCSITWFLSWSPCGECSRVITEFLSRHPHVTLFIYIARLYHHTDQRNRQGLRDLISSGVTIQIMTEQEYCYCWRNFVNYPPSNEAYWPRYPHLWVKLYVLELYCIILGLPPCLQILRRKQSQLTFFTITLQTCHYQRIPPHLLWATGLK; from the exons ATGAGTTCAGAGACAG GTCCTGTAGCTGTTGATCCCACTCTGAG GAGAAGAATTGAGCCCCAGGAGTTTGAAATCTTCTTTGACCCCCGGGAACTTCGGAAAGAGACCTGTCTGCTGTATGAGATCAGCTGGGGCGGAAAGCGCAGTGTCTGGCGACACACGAGCCAAAACACCAGCAAACACGCTGAAGTCAACTTCTTAGAAAAATTTACTACAGAAAGATACTTTCGTCCGAACACCAGATGCTCCATTAcctggttcctgtcctggagTCCCTGTGGGGAGTGCTCCAGGGTCATTACAGAATTTCTGAGCCGACACCCCCATGTAACTCTGTTTATTTACATAGCACGGCTTTATCACCATACGGATCAGCGAAACCGGCAAGGACTCAGGGACCTTATTAGCAGCGGTGTGACTATCCAGATCATGACAGAGCAAG AGTATTGTTACTGCTGGAGGAATTTTGTCAACTACCCCCCTTCGAACGAAGCTTATTGGCCAAGGTACCCCCATCTGTGGGTGAAACTGTATGTGTTGGAGCTCTACTGCATCATTTTA GGACTTCCACCCTGTTTacaaattttaagaagaaaacaatctcAACTCACGTTTTTCACAATTACTCTTCAAACCTGCCATTACCAAAGGATACCACCCCACCTCCTTTGGGCTACAGGGTTGAAATGA